The following proteins are encoded in a genomic region of Ammospiza caudacuta isolate bAmmCau1 chromosome 13, bAmmCau1.pri, whole genome shotgun sequence:
- the FCSK gene encoding L-fucose kinase gives MAAEWSAVLLTCRRGHGGVSALQRELEMRRLRGGLGPRPPALLLAVEDPWARLGSGGATLNALLVAAEHLSARAGCTVVTADVLRDARILILHMGRDFSFDDCGRAFTCLPAEEPGAAAEALVCNLDSLLGTMTHRLCVGSPPGVWVCSTDMLLTVPSTPGINWDGFQGVRVIEVPGSPAYARNHGVYLTNEQGLVHDIIYKGTEAQIQQCAGPDGTVPLVCGIVFFSSDAAEQLLATHVIPPLDACTYMGLDSGAPPIQLSLFFDIVLCMAGGMTEEGFVKSGGDVSVRSARSVLWTALRGFPLSVACIPNASYDYMTSSASDHIRSLTRLPSSASHLHFCKTAHSHVDQPCLLEDGSSVTNCLLEGAVQLAAGSVIQHCHLQGPLVIGPGCLLSGLDVGSSAALRGCPLRDVVLQGHHVRLRDLPCRVFTLTGRLDDWQSPVEKATYLNMPWAEFFQRTGVREGDLWDAETPRRSRCLLSARLFPVLHAREALGLQDVLWLLGLAMVPSEQLARWRTAWRMSWQELLPCLDTEAELGARQALFFLQGQHKVRRVLLGRQDSSLLPLARSAVHEGYHKAMLDTLDEVASMAGDAGIAARALACIADVLGCMAQGEGGLRSGPAANREWASAFERLESGDIAGGVQELAAERQKWMSRPALLVRAARHYEGAEQILVRQAVMSSCQFITVEQVELPPLGHWVQAVCPARLDLSGGWSDTPPITYEHGGAVVDVAVLVDGCRPVGARVRRIAQPELRLVTLSGTPQGKVVADLVCGELEHLEDYCQPHAPGALLKAAFICTQIVQFPSQRPLQEQLMENFGGGFEVHTWSKLPHGSGLGTSSILAGAVMASLYRAAGKAASTESLIHAVLHLEQRLTTGGGWQDQVGGLIPGIKIGRSKAQLPLRVEVEQISVPDGFTQTLNDHLLLVYTGKTRLARNLLQDVVRNWYARLPSIVQNADALVSNAEECAQALRQGDLMLLGRCLECYWQQKKCMAPGCEPLAVGRMMDALRPHAHGQCLAGAGGGGFLYILTKAPRQKEALQQILANTEGLGNFSIHSIEVDTGGFSVEVVGCDTKDSAHPGGDRAV, from the exons ATGGCGGCGGAGTGGAGCGCTGTTCTCCTCACCTGCCGGAGGGGCCATGGCGGGGTGTCCGCCCTGCAGCGAG agctggagatgcGGCGGCTGCGGGGCGGGCTGGGCCCGCGCCCCCCCGCGCTGCTCCTGGCCGTGGAGGACCCCTGGGCCCGGCTGGGCAGCGGCGGTGCCACCCTGAACGCTTTGCTGGTGGCGGCCGAGCACCTCAGCGCCCGGGCCGGCTGCACG GTGGTGACCGCTGATGTCCTGAGGGACGCCCGCATCCTCATCTTGCACATG GGCCGCGATTTCTCCTTCGACGACTGTGGCCGTGCCTTCACCTGCCTGCCCGCTGAGGAGCCCGGTGCCGCTGCCGAAGCGCTGGTCTGCAACCTGGACAGCCTGCTGGGGACCATGACACACCGG ctctgtgtgggcTCCCCACCTGGCGTCTGGGTCTGCAGCACCGACATGCTCCTCACCGTGCCCTCAACACCAG GGATCAACTGGGATGGCTTCCAGGGTGTCCGAGTGATCGAAGTGCCCGGGAGCCCAGCATATGCCAGGAACCATGGGGTCTACCTCACCAATGAGCAG GGGCTGGTGCATGACATCATCTACAAAGGCACAGAGGCCCAGAtccagcagtgtgcagggcCAGATGGCACTGTCCCACTG GTGTGTGGGATTGTTTTCTTCTCCTCGgatgctgctgagcagctcctggccaccCACGTCATCCCTCCTCTGGACGCCTGCACCTACATGGGGCTGGACTCGGGGGCACCACCCATCCAG ctctccctgttcTTCGACATTGTGCTGTGCATGGCAGGGGGGATGACAGAGGAAGGTTTTGTGAAGAGTGGTGGTGATGTCAGTGTGAGGAGCGCCCGCTCCGTGCTGTGGACAGCTCTCCGTGGCTTCCCTCTTAGCGTGG CCTGCATTCCCAACGCATCCTACGACTACATGACCTCCTCTGCGAGTGACCACATCCGCAGCCTGACCCGCCTGCCTAGCTCTGCCAGCCACCTCCACTTCTGCAAGACAGCCCATTCCCATGTGGAT CAGCCCTGTCTCCTGGAGGATGGCTCTTCAGTCACCAACTGCctgctggaaggagctgtgcagctggcagctggcagtGTCATCCAGCACTGTCACCTCCAG GGTCCCCTGGTGATTGGTCCTGGCTGCCTCCTCTCGGGCCTCGATGTGGgctcctcagcagccctgcGGGGCTGTCCCCTGCGTGACGTTGTCCTGCAGGGCCACCACGTCCGGCTGCGGGACCTGCCCTGCCGCGTGTTCACTCTCACCGGCCGCCTTGACGACTGGCAG agccctgtggaAAAAGCCACCTACCTGAACATGCCCTGGGCGGAGTTTTTCCAACGGACGGGTGTGCG GGAAGGGGATCTTTGGGATGCTGAGACACCGCGGAGGAGCCGCTGCCTGCTCAGCGCCCGGCTCTTCCCGGTGCTGCACGCCCGCgaggcgctggggctgcaggatgtgctgtggctgctgggcctggccaTGGTGCCCAGTGAGCAGCTGGCACGCTGGAGAACGGCCTGGCGCAtgtcctggcaggagctgctgccctgcctggacACAGAAGCTGAGCTGGGTGCCCGCCAGGCCCTGTTCttcctgcagggccagcacaaGGTGCGGCGGGTGCTGCTGGGGCGCCAGGACAGCAGTCTCCTGCCGCTTGCCCGCAGTGCTGTCCATGAGGGCTACCACAAGGCCATGCTGGACACGCTGGATGAAG tcGCCTCCATGGCCGGTGATGCTGGTATTGCAGCACGGGCACTTGCCTGTATTGCTGACGTCCTGGGCTGCATGGCACAAGGGGAAGGGGGCTTGCGGAGTGGTCCTGCTGCCAACAGGGAGTGGGCCTCAGCTTTTGAGCGCCTGGAGAGCGGGGACATCGCTGGGGGGgtccaggagctggcagctgagcGGCAGAAGTGGATGAGCCG GCCAGCTCTGCTGGTAAGAGCAGCTCGGCATTACGAGGGGGCCGAGCAGATCCTCGTCCGGCAGGCAGTCATGTCCTCATGCCAGTTCATCACCGTGGAACAGGTGGAGCTGCCACCCTTGGGGCACTGGGTGCAGGCGGTGTGTCCAGCCCGCCTGGACCTCTCTG GTGGCTGGAGTGACACACCCCCCATCACCTACGAGCACGGGGGGGCCGTGGTGGAcgtggcagtgctggtggaTGGGTGCCGGCCCGTTGGCGCCCGGGTGCGGCGCATTGCCCAGCCGGAGCTGCGCCTGGTCACCCTCAGTGGGACACCACAGGGCAAGGTGGTGGCAGATCTGGTGTGCGGGGAGCTGGAGCACTTAGAGGATTACTGCCAGCCACATGCACCAG gagCCCTGCTCAAAGCTGCCTTTATCTGTACCCAGATTGTGCAGTTTCCCTCACAGAGACCTTTACAGGAACAGCTgatggagaattttgggggtggaTTTGAGGTGCACACCTGGTCCAAGCTGCCCCATGGGTCTGGCCTTG gcaccagcagcatcctggcAGGAGCAGTGATGGCATCCCTGTACCgggcagcagggaaggctgccagcactgagtCCCTCATCCATGCTGTGCTGCACCTGGAGCAGAGGCTCACAACAG GGGGCGGCTGGCAGGACCAGGTTGGTGGGCTCATTCCTGGCATCAAAATCGGGAGGTCGAAGGCCCAGCTGCCACTCAGAGTGGAAGTGGAGCAGATCTCAGTCCCTGATGGTTTTACCCAGACTCTGAACGATCACCTGCTGCTGGTGTACACGGGGAAGACTCGCCTGGCCCGCAACCTGCTCCAG GATGTGGTGAGGAACTGGTACGCCAGGCTGCCCTCCATCGTGCAAAATGCTGACGCGCTGGTGAGCAATGCTGAGGAGTGTGCCCAGGCCTTGAGGCAAG GTGACCTGATGCTCCTTGGCAGGTGCCTGGAGTGCTACTGGCAGCAGAAGAAGTGCATGGCCCCGGGCTGCGAGCCGCTGGCCGTGGGGCGCATGATGGACGCGCTCCGGCCCCACGCCCACGGGCAGTGCTTGGCCGGGGCTGGCGGTGGAGGCTTCCTTTACATCTTAACCAAAGCCCCCCGGCAGAAAGAGGCTTTGCAGCAGATCCTGGCAAACACTGAG GGACTGGGCAACTTCAGCATCCACAGCATTGAAGTGGACACGGGTGGTTTCTCTGTGGAGGTCGTGGGATGTGACACCAAGGACAGTGCTCAccctggaggggacagggctgtgtga
- the ST3GAL2 gene encoding CMP-N-acetylneuraminate-beta-galactosamide-alpha-2,3-sialyltransferase 2, with protein MKCSLRFCFLSTAFLLVFVMSLLFTYSHHSIAYLDPGGLGGIHRVKLVPGYAGMQRLSKGGPYPRGCSCRRCPAEEPGATDWFDGRYDGTVSPVWTKENMDLPPDVQRWWMMLQPQFKSHNTHEVLSKLFQIVPGEDPYRFRDPRRCRRCAVVGNSGNLRGSGYGPEIDGHDFVMRMNQAPTVGFEGDVGGRTTHHFMYPESAKNLPANVSFVLVPFKTLDLLWIASALSTGQIRFTYAPVKPFLRVDKEKVQIYNPAFFKYIHDRWTEHHGRYPSTGMLVLFFALHVCDEVNVFGFGADSRGNWHHYWENNRYAGEFRKTGVHDADFEAHIIDMLAKTSKIEVYRGN; from the exons ATGAAGTGCTCGTTGCGCTTCTGCTTCCTCTCGACCGCCTTCCTGCTCGTCTTCGTCATGTCCCTCCTCTTCACCTACTCCCACCACAGCATCGCCTACCTGGACCCCGGCGGGCTGGGCGGCATCCACCGGGTGAAGCTGGTGCCCGGCTACGCCGGGATGCAGCGGCTCAGCAAAGGGGGGCCGTAcccccggggctgctcctgccgcCGCTGCCCGGCCGAGGAGCCCGGAGCCACTGACTGGTTTGATGGGCGCTATGACGGCAccgtgtccccagtgtggaCCAAGGAGAACATGGACCTACCGCCCGACGTCCAGAGGTGGTGGATG ATGCTGCAGCCCCAGTTCAAGTCCCACAACACCCACGAGGTCCTGAGCAAGCTCTTCCAGATCGTGCCGGGCGAGGATCCGTACCGCTTCCGTGACccgcgccgctgccgccgctgcgcTGTGGTTGGCAACTCCGGCAACCTGCGTGGCTCCGGCTACGGCCCCGAAATCGACGGGCACGACTTTGTGATGCG GATGAACCAGGCCCCCACGGTGGGCTTTGAGGGTGATGTGGGTGGTCGGACCACACACCACTTCATGTATCCCGAGAGTGCCAAGAACCTGCCCGCCAATGTCAGCTTTGTGCTCGTGCCCTTCAAAACCCTGGACCTGCTCTGGATCGCCAGTGCCCTCTCCACTGGCCAGATCAGGTT CACATACGCACCTGTGAAGCCTTTTCTGCGTGTGGACAAAGAAAAG GTGCAGATCTACAATCCTGCCTTCTTCAAGTACATCCACGACCGCTGGACGGAACACCACGGGCGCTACCCCTCCACTGGCATGCTGGTGCTCTTCTTTGCCCTCCATGTCTGCGATGAG GTGAACGTCTTTGGGTTCGGTGCTGACAGCCGGGGGAACTGGCACCACTACTGGGAGAACAACCGCTACGCCGGGGAGTTCCGGAAGACCGGGGTGCACGACGCTGACTTCGAGGCACACATCATCGACATGCTGGCCAAAACCAGCAAGATTGAGGTTTACCGGGGAAACTGA